gccagtggcagaggccgagggagagggtcagcctcttcttcatcagcttacagaggggaaggtccgtcagctccagcacggatcttcactatgacacagcaggaggcaaacgcatccaacaccgtggtgtcaggtaatatcatcattggttgttcagatgcttatgccttaatggacccgggtgcatcccattcttttgtttctccgagagcggtcgagaggttgggtttgatggtctctgggttagagtgtcccctatgggttagtggacccaagtgtgacccgtcagtggcggagtcagtctgccagtacagtccagttttcatagagggaagatgcctatccgccgaccttgtggttctagacttgacagattttgacgtcattctagggatggattggctatctacccatggtgctaccttggattgcagagacaaggtagttaagttcagatgtcaggatgggtcagaggttgtctttagaggagacagggggagtacacctagaggtttgatatcagccctacaggctcgtaggctgctcaggaggggttgtcagggttatctagctcatgtgagagagctagacagagatgtcagagagcccgcctcagtgcctgtggttagagagttcttagatgtcttcccagacgaactgccaggtttaccgcctcctagggagatagagttcgagatagaattgatgccaggaaccagaccgatctctatccctccctacaggatggcgccagcagagctgaaagagcttaaagaacagttgcaggagctggtagataagggtttcatccgaccgagtacctcaccctggggtgctccagtgttgttcgtgaaaaagaaggatggatcccttagactttgtatcgactacagacagttgaacaaggtcactaccaagaacaagtacccgttgcctaggatcgatgatctattcgaccagctagcaggagcaggttgtttctccaaaatagatctgagatctgggtatcatcagctgaggatcagagatgaggacgtgccgaagacagctttcagaaccagatatgggcactatgagttcctagtgatgccgttcgggttaacaaacgcccctgcagcattcatggatctcatgaacagagtatttagccaatacctggatcacttcgttattgtcttcatagatgatatcttagtgtattccaggaatgcagaagagcatgcccatcatctgcggttggtcttgcagactttgagggaacatggcttgtatgccaagttctctaaatgtgaattctggctgaggagcatttcgttcttggggcatgtagtgtcagagaatggtattgaggtggaccccaagaagacagaaactgtggctaactggcctagacccacttcagtgacagagattagaagtttcttgggtttggctggttactacaggaggttcgttcaggacttctcaaagatagccgctcctctgaccaggttaaccaggaagaatcagaaatttctgtggaccgaccagtgcgaagagagttttgaagaacttaagaagaggttgacttcagcaccagttttagctctgccatctggtgatgaggactttacagtcttttgtgatgcgtcccgtgtgggactgggttgtgtactgatgcagaatgagagggtgattgcttatgcttctaggcagctgaagaagcatgagttgaattaccccacacatgaccttgagatggcagcagtaatctttgcactcaagatgtggaggcactacctctatggggtaaaatgtgagatctttacagatcataagagcctgcagcacatcctgagtcaaagagatttgaatttgagacagagaagatgggtagaactgctcagtgactacgattgcaaaatccagtatcatccgggtaaggctaatgtagtagctgatgccttaagccggaaatcactcggcagtctatcccacatcacggcagaacgaagaccagtagtaaaggagttctacaagctcatcgaagaagggctacagttagagttgtcgggtacaggtgccttgttggctcagatgaaagtgacacccgtgttccttgagcaagttgctcagaaacagcatgaggaccccgagttagtgaagattgccaggactgttcagtcaggcaatgatagtgagttcagattcgacagtaaagggatcctccgctatgggagtcgattatgtgtaccagacgacatagggctaaaaggagacattatgagagaggctcataatgcaagatacagcattcaccccggagccaccaagatgtatcaagatttgaaaaaggtttattggtggccagcaatgaagaaagaagtggcacagttcgtgtcagcctgcgaagtgtgtcagagggtgaagctggaacatcagaagccagctggaatgcttaacccgctacctattccagaatggaaatgggaaaatatagctatggacttcgtagtagggttaccagcggcgtccaacagagtggactccatatgggtgattgtggacagactcaccaaatctgctcacttcattcctgtcaggagtggctattctgtggacaagttggcgcaggtgtatgtggacgagatcgtcaggctgcatggggttcccgtttcgatagtgtcagatagagggccccagttcacctccaggttttggcggagtctgcagaatgccatgggtactaggttggatttcagtactgccttccacccccagactgatggacagtcagaaaggaccatccagactatcgaggatatgctcagaatgtgtgtgctggactttggcggttcttggaggcagcatctacctttggtggagtttgcctacaataacagccatcatgctagcatcgggatggctccatatgaagctttgtacggaaggaagtgcagatcacctgtttgctgggaggaagttggagagaaggccttggcagggcctgagctagtagagattaccagcagggtggtacccataatcagagaaagaatcaagactgctgcaagcaggcagaagagttatacagactaccgcagaaggcagttagagtttcaggagggggatctggtattgctcaaggtgtctccaatgaagggagtggttcgcttcgggaagaaaggtaaactagccccacgatacatcggaccctttgaaatcttgcaaaagattgggaatgtgtcgtacaagctagatttacctgcttcaatggcaagaatccatccggtcttccatgtttcgatgttgaggaagtttgtgtcagatccgagcaaggttcttagtgagcctgatgtggaggtccaagaggatctcacctatgttgaacagccagtacggatcatagacacgcagatcagaaagttaagaaacaaggaaatcccgatggtgaaagtcctgtggaaccaccacaacttggaagagtgcacttgggagacacgggagtctatgctccagcagtaccctcagctcttttaaggttagatccctatgtgttgatgtgcttagtatgtatgttatatgtttgccatgttatgtgttgtttggtgaacattcggggacgaatgttcttaaggggggaagaatgtaatacccggctagactccggtatcggaattcctaccgtccggtggaatctcggatgtcggaaacctctagaagggtaaaaccatgttttatgaaatgtttttaatgtattttatgttttaaacaaaaaggaaattgagtttttgaatgaaaaagaccaaaggaggctttgccaggttcggccgccgaaagtgaggttcggccgccgaacatggtggggttttgggagcgctttaggcctccgaaagccttgtttgaaagactcaaggttcggccgccgaacctcatgttcggccgccgaacatgcatgagatgtgggggcacgttaggccgcctaaaggtgacagaacctgccctataagagaccccgtgaccgaaacaggcgaggttttctctcccatttcggccgacggtaagctgtagccctcctatgatcattttaagtgttttccctcaaatcctttagatcttaacaagttatatcttgtttttgaagagttttaaagtttaagcaagttttggagctttgaggttcaagaactcgaatctccccatcttcgagctaggatcgtttctctctcgatcttcaagaggtaagagctgatctctagttctatatgtgttttaagtaagttttatgcaagtttttggggtagaaatgcatgagtaggcttgatgggtttttatgaaaaatccatggttttaatgtgtatttatgtgcaatgtggcttgcttgtgtgttgtagttggggtttaagcttgttggaggcccctaggagtttgtatgcttgagtatgattgttgtagaataggtttatgcatgattggttgtgtagggggttgttttgggcaagaggaaccaagtttctgccctttggcagaaaccaggttcggcagccgaaggtactttcggccgccgaaccagcttgggaggcagctttaggctgccgaagtctgcccccgaaagtttgagtttcggctctgtccgagactttcggccgccgaaggtgccgccgaacatgcatgagtttcgtctctgtctgggagtttcggccgccgaaggtgccgccgaacctgcctgactttcggctctggagggacttccggccgccgaaggtgccgccgaaagtgcccttcccagccttttcttgcatgttttctagggatgttttgaggtgttttgaggaggtttttgggggtatgtttagagttatgttcttgttgtttggtgcctcatttgagtccacctgtgtaggttcggacccgaggacccgagacccccggttgtgagatagtctttcagagtccgtcgttaaagcttcggtcaccaggtgagtgggattattccctaagtttttaagtaatgaatgaatgaacaaatgaatgaatctgatagcatactcatgcatcattaatgccatgtgatgttcaggatgtttgcattagaaattcacgaatatgttgcattgcataatttgatgttgatgtggatggttattgggtgatccatagtcctctaatgttatgttatgatgatatgttatggaagaccagtgaggcccattctacgcccctggcactatgtaagagaaagaccagcgaggcccattctacgcccctggcactttggaatgttatgatatgtatgttatgtaagagaaagaccagcgaggcccattctacgcccctggcacttggagatgtgaggactaatggtgacaataccatcctttatgtgattaaatgtgatgtgttgcatttcatgaaagcatgtaaagtaaaagttatgttatttaatgttaataataaaatgaataataatatacctaaaaagtgtggaactaaatcaaatgataataataataaaattaagaataaaatacctaaaaagggaggaattaatatcatgtttttactttttactcactgggctttttagctcacccctctcccctaaccccagtcttgcaggtactgtgtagatagagaagtcagcaagagtaagagaagtctctgtaatagcatagaagtggacatggtttattcataatgtaaaagtatgttatgtaatgtaatgtaagttatatagtgtgcttgactagagtctgttgtaatcccttgaatacatgagataaatgttttatgatgtttatgtaacccaagcctgatatatgttatgtaccccattggagtatttgttgagaactccaatgaggggtttatgttatgattatgcttgcacaggctaggctgggtaaagaaatgtttaaatgaaagaaaagttttaatttttatgtatgttttggttcatgtatgggattgaacaggttcacaggatgtatgtttggcttgctacgggttccggcggccttaagccgacctgaatcctagcgccggtagcggtccggtttccgggtcgttacagacacTATCCAAACTGAAATCTTTTTCATGTTCTTTTTGGTATCTCTATAAGGCCCGTACTAGCTTCCAGTCCACTCCTTTCGGAGTCTCATCTAATTCATCTTTAGATTTTGACTTTTTTTTATTCCACAATTTGGCTGCTTCCATCTGGGTTCTTGGGGGTATCTACGGAGGTTTCATCCCTTCTTCCAGGGTCCATTTTAGATGCCTCTTCCCAAGCCTTATACTGCCTGAGAGTAGCATGTAACCTTTGGATATACTGGAGTGTGTGCTCgttgtttaaattattaaggTCTACATCATTAATCACTGGAGGTGTGTTTTCTCGGTTATTTGGGGTAGAAGAAATGATGACTTCCTCGTTGGTAGCGATATTAACAGCAGTTGTAGGACTTCTGACCATTTTGAGTGAGGAAAGACGATAAGAAATCGGTCGTGATTCAAAAGAGGGTTTAATGGATTTCTCGACAatagaaccaaatgatattgaggagATTAGGCTAATTACATAGCAGGAATGATGTTGTGCTGAGGTTGGCAGAAATCTGCAAGAAAGAAAACGTGAGGCGGTGGCGGGTGCCCACAGTAGCCAttttgacgctcaagtcagtaccttaagaaaaagagagaatgcAGTAGAAGACTCAGAGTTTTAGTAGTATTAGAGATAGTGTACCTTTGCCTCTATGATCATTctcccttttatactgtaacaagatagagataaatatagcattttttgaaaattcagtGATGATGTGGTCAGCTGCTCGATAAGGGTCATTACTAGCTAATACGTTGGTGATCCCGTAATTATAGGTGAAATGAGAATGTACCtgataacggtaactttatgtcAAGACTCACTTATCAGGGGAGGGCAAGTTTTGACAATAATTGAGATGTTAAAATATCCGGATCTTCTCTTTTTTCGAGTAGGATTGCATTTTCCACTTATTAGATTCTTGCCACATGACTCCTATTTTATGGTGACAGTTTAGTTTAGAGAGACATTATTTAATATCAActatcttttaattaattatataaagtatatttaatataatattgataatataatactgaattaaataattatttgttcaaatatttatactaaatttattaaaatattatcgtttaattatttatatattattatttaattttaatttaaatatataatttatattaaattattttatattatataaaaaatactaatgtataatataaatataaaatagaaatattaatataaatataatcaacttaaattatatattatatatatacattatacTTTAACTTCAATAGATTGCattgattaatatttaaattatataaaaattttaatttataaaattaaatggataatattaaatatgagaataatcataaaaatatatatgaatatgtgaaaatagtaataataataatagccgATGAGgcttaatgaaaataattttttatatatatgaatatgaataatatttataagttaATAGTATAGTTACACAATAAATTAATATgcacatataaattaataatatgtatggttacatattttaatattatttaattttttaactgtttaaaaattaaaaaaattaaataatataaataaatattaaagacaTAGTATTTATATCTTttcctattaaaaaaaatttataaaattgctTAATTTTTTAAGAGATATTACTTAATATTCATTAGTTGTATTATTATTTTGCATTAAATACACTTTTTATCTGACatattaaatttctatataatagcattaatttctttttttattataaatttaaaataaaattataaataattaaattttaaaaatatatatttttataatatttatatttaatgtatttataaatGAGACTATTATTAAATCTATTTATGAGTCTTATTATAAATGAGTTTATTTATGAGTCTTATTATAAATGAGTTGTTTATAAATCTTTTAATGACTCGACTAACGAGTCTCTTAATAAGTCTGCTAGCGAATCTCTTAATACTTGAGCTCGCGAGTCATTTAATGAGTTAACTCGCGAATTTTAATGAACTAAATATTATTGAGTTTAAAACGAAACTAAAAGTTAAATTCGAACTCGGTTCGTTTAGAAAATGAATCGAGACCTGTCGAGTTTTTATTGAATAAGTCTCAAATAATtggaataatttaaataatttatacccTACCAATAATCAAGTTTTtcctatgaaaataaaatttgtggGCCTATGAAGACTTGGACCATATAAGGTCTTCTCACTAACTTCTCCCCGAGGATAATGCATAAATTGGACAATTATCCATAATTTGCAGCACACCAAAACAAAGTTATGGCAAGCGAGAATCTGGCCTTGCATATTTCCCTTGTCCTATTCATGCTACTACATTGCTCACTCACTGTTGCTTTTGACTCTACTGAAGAAGCAAATGCTCTTCTCAAATGGGCAGCCACCCTTCACAACCCAAAAGATTCTAACATATCTTCTTGGCCTCTCCTTCCTCAAAATGCCACCAATTCCATTCCAAGAACAAGCCCTTGCAACTGGGTTGGACTTTCTTGCAACATTAATGGAAGGGTTGAGAGACTTAACCTCACTAATGCAGGCTTAAATGGTAAGCTCCATGAGTTGTACTTCTCTGCTTTTTCTGATCTTGCATATATTGATCTTAGTGTGAATATTCTTTCTGGAAACATTCCACTTGGAATCACTAAACTTTCCAAACTCATTTATCTTGATTTGGCATATAATCTCTTGTCTGGAACCATTCCTCCAGAGATTGGCCTCCTAACAAATCTTGATACCCTGCACCTTTCTGCAAATCAATTAAGTGGCCCAATTCCTTCAACAATAGGCCAGTTAAGTTCCCTTACTGAGCTTGCCTTGTATACCAACAATCTAGATGGTCCTATTCCTCCTTCTATAGTTAATTTGACCAAGATGGCTCGGTTGCTTCTTTATGAGAATCAGATTTCTGATTTGATTCCACCAGAAATGGGAAACCTTACCAGTTTGGTTCAACTTTACATGAATACCAACAATCTATCCGGTCCAATCCCTTCCACCTTTGGGGAATTGAAAAACCTAACTGTGTTGTATATGTTCCGCAATCAACTTTCTGGTTCAATTCCCCTGGAAATTGGAAACGTGAAGTCCCTCACCGCGCTAAGCCTTTATGGAAACAATCTTTCTGGCCAAGTTCCTGCAACACTAGGTGGTCTAACAAATCTGGAACTTCTTCATCTCTATGAAAATAAACTCTCAGGCCCCATTCCTGATGAGCTGGCAAACTTGACGTCTATGGTTGAGCTAGATTTGAGTGAAAATCAACTTAACGGTTCTATCCCTTCTTTCTTGAGTAATCTGAAAATGTTAGAACGGTTGTACCTGCGTGATAACCAACTCTCAGGGACAATTCCTGAACAGATAGCTAGTCTCCCTAACCTATCTGTGCTCCTACTAGACAGCAACCAGTTGATTGGCCAATTGCCCCAAACCATTTGCCAAAATGAAAAGCTTCAGAACTTCACCGTCTTCAACAACCGTCTTGATGGCCCAATACCCAAAAGCTTTAAAGATTGCAAAAGCTTTGTCCGAGTTCGTCTGGAGGGAAACCAATTCACTGGAAATGTATCTGAAGATTTTGGAGTCTATCCGCAACTCCAATATATAGATCTAAGCTCCAACAACTTCTACGGGGAAATATCATCCAACTGGGGAGAGTGTCCAAATTTAAGAACTCTCGCGATGGCAGGCAACAACATTAGGGGTACAATTCCACCAGAAATTGGCAATGCAACTCAGCTACAAGCACTTAATCTTTCCTCTAATAAATTATCTGGAAGGATTCCCATGGAGTTTGGAAAGTTGGATTTGGTGAAGGTTATTTTAAACGACAATCAGCTATCCGGTGGTATACCTTCAGAATTTGGATTGTTAGCTGATCTCAAGTATCTGGACCTTTCAGCAAACAAGTTGAACCAATCAATTCCTGAAAACATCGGGAACTTGCCTAAACTCTTCTACTTGAATTTGAGCCGCAACGAGTTCAGCCAAAAAATTCCAATTCGATTGCGGAAGTTGACTCACTTGTCGGAGTTGGATTTAAGCAGGAACTTGCTCAAAGGTGAGATACCATCAGAACTGAGCAGTCTAGAAAGCTTGGAGGTGCTAAATCTCTCCCATAATAATCTGTCTGGTTCTATTCCAGATAGTTTTGGAGGGATGAATGGTTTATTGACCATCGACGTATCCTACAACGAACTGGAAGGTCCAATTCCTTCCAACAAAGCATTTCAAAATGCTTCCATAGAAGCATTTCAGGGGAACAAAGGCTTGTGCGGGGATGTTCCAGGACTGCAAACATGCAAAATTTTGACCAACAAAAGTACTTCCAAAAAGAGCCATAAAATGTTGTTTCTAATAATTTTCCTCCCTATCTGTGGAGTTTTTTCACTTCTGGGTTTCCTGggagttttcttctttttgcgaaaaagaaaagaagatgcaGATGCACAACAAGGCAGTCAAGAGGATGGAGAATCATTTTTCATATCAAGTTCTGAAGGAAGAATTACGCATGATGAAATCATAAAATCTACAGATTGTTTTAATAGTTTATACTGCATTGGAAAGGGAGGACATGGTAGCGTCTACAAAGCAAATCTGCAATCAGGGAGCACTGTAGCAGTGAAGAAGATCCACCAGTTTCAGGACGGCGAGAAGACATGTAGAAAGGAGTTCTTGAATGAGATAAGGGCATTAACTAAGATACGACATCGAAACATAGTAAagctttttggtttttgttcgCATTCTCGATATTCATTTCTGGTTTATGAGTACCTT
This is a stretch of genomic DNA from Manihot esculenta cultivar AM560-2 chromosome 2, M.esculenta_v8, whole genome shotgun sequence. It encodes these proteins:
- the LOC110610183 gene encoding MDIS1-interacting receptor like kinase 2, whose protein sequence is MLLHCSLTVAFDSTEEANALLKWAATLHNPKDSNISSWPLLPQNATNSIPRTSPCNWVGLSCNINGRVERLNLTNAGLNGKLHELYFSAFSDLAYIDLSVNILSGNIPLGITKLSKLIYLDLAYNLLSGTIPPEIGLLTNLDTLHLSANQLSGPIPSTIGQLSSLTELALYTNNLDGPIPPSIVNLTKMARLLLYENQISDLIPPEMGNLTSLVQLYMNTNNLSGPIPSTFGELKNLTVLYMFRNQLSGSIPLEIGNVKSLTALSLYGNNLSGQVPATLGGLTNLELLHLYENKLSGPIPDELANLTSMVELDLSENQLNGSIPSFLSNLKMLERLYLRDNQLSGTIPEQIASLPNLSVLLLDSNQLIGQLPQTICQNEKLQNFTVFNNRLDGPIPKSFKDCKSFVRVRLEGNQFTGNVSEDFGVYPQLQYIDLSSNNFYGEISSNWGECPNLRTLAMAGNNIRGTIPPEIGNATQLQALNLSSNKLSGRIPMEFGKLDLVKVILNDNQLSGGIPSEFGLLADLKYLDLSANKLNQSIPENIGNLPKLFYLNLSRNEFSQKIPIRLRKLTHLSELDLSRNLLKGEIPSELSSLESLEVLNLSHNNLSGSIPDSFGGMNGLLTIDVSYNELEGPIPSNKAFQNASIEAFQGNKGLCGDVPGLQTCKILTNKSTSKKSHKMLFLIIFLPICGVFSLLGFLGVFFFLRKRKEDADAQQGSQEDGESFFISSSEGRITHDEIIKSTDCFNSLYCIGKGGHGSVYKANLQSGSTVAVKKIHQFQDGEKTCRKEFLNEIRALTKIRHRNIVKLFGFCSHSRYSFLVYEYLDGGNLATILGNDKEAKELDWSKRINIVKGVANALFYMHHNCSPPIVHRDITSKNILLDSEYEAHVSDFGTAKLLNADSSHWTALAGTYGYIAPELAYTMKVSEKCDVYSFGVVALEIINGKHPGEIVSSVASPSAQNLVLEDFLDQRLPTPSAQVQDELRKIKKIAIACLHSNPQSRPTMHKISQVLAVQTPPFSSLG